In Streptomyces durocortorensis, a genomic segment contains:
- the nagA gene encoding N-acetylglucosamine-6-phosphate deacetylase: MAGRAADSTVLAGARVVLPTGTVEDGRVTVEGTRIAGSAPEGARTVDLSGHWVVPGFVDMHNHGGGGASFTSGTVDEVLTGIRTHREHGTTTLVASTVTGEMDFLARRAGVLSELVEQGDLAGIHFEGPFISPCRKGAHSEALLRDPDPAEVRKLLDAARGTARMFTLATELPGGIDSVRLLAEHGVIAAIGHTDATYDQTVEAIDAGATVATHLFNAMPPLAHREPGPIAALLEDDRITVELINDGTHLHPAVLELAYRHKGAGRVALITDAMDAAGFGDGEYQLGPLAVEVTDGVARLVEGGSIAGSTLTLDTAFRRAVTIDEIPVEDVVRSISANPARLLGVYDRVGSLDPGKDADLVVLDEDFVLKGVMRQGEWIVEPKSD, from the coding sequence ATGGCCGGACGCGCAGCAGACAGCACCGTTCTCGCCGGCGCCCGGGTGGTGCTCCCCACCGGCACCGTCGAGGACGGCCGGGTGACCGTCGAGGGCACCCGGATCGCCGGCTCCGCGCCGGAGGGCGCCCGGACCGTCGACCTCTCCGGCCACTGGGTGGTCCCCGGCTTCGTGGACATGCACAACCACGGCGGCGGCGGGGCCTCCTTCACCTCCGGCACCGTTGACGAGGTCCTCACCGGCATCCGTACGCACCGCGAGCACGGCACCACCACCCTGGTCGCCTCCACCGTCACCGGCGAGATGGACTTCCTCGCCCGGCGCGCGGGCGTCCTGTCCGAACTGGTTGAGCAGGGCGACCTGGCCGGAATCCACTTCGAGGGCCCTTTCATCTCGCCGTGCCGCAAGGGCGCCCACAGCGAGGCGCTGCTGCGCGACCCGGACCCGGCCGAGGTCCGCAAGCTGCTGGACGCGGCGCGCGGCACCGCCCGGATGTTCACCCTGGCCACCGAGCTGCCCGGCGGCATCGACTCGGTGCGGCTCCTCGCCGAGCACGGGGTCATCGCGGCCATCGGCCACACGGACGCGACGTACGACCAGACCGTCGAAGCCATCGACGCGGGCGCGACCGTCGCCACGCACCTGTTCAACGCGATGCCGCCGCTCGCCCACCGCGAGCCCGGCCCGATCGCCGCCCTCCTGGAGGACGACCGGATCACGGTCGAGCTGATCAACGACGGCACCCACCTGCACCCGGCGGTCCTGGAGCTGGCCTACCGCCACAAGGGCGCGGGCCGGGTCGCGCTGATCACCGACGCGATGGACGCGGCGGGCTTCGGCGACGGCGAGTACCAGCTCGGCCCGCTCGCGGTCGAGGTCACCGACGGTGTGGCCCGGCTGGTGGAGGGCGGCTCGATCGCGGGCTCCACGCTCACCCTGGACACCGCGTTCCGGCGGGCCGTCACCATCGACGAGATCCCCGTCGAGGACGTCGTCCGGTCCATCTCCGCCAACCCCGCGCGGCTGCTCGGCGTCTACGACCGGGTCGGTTCGCTGGACCCGGGCAAGGACGCCGACCTGGTCGTCCTCGACGAGGACTTCGTCCTCAAGGGCGTCATGCGGCAGGGCGAGTGGATCGTCGAGCCCAAGTCGGACTAG
- a CDS encoding flavin reductase family protein encodes MSNDEFRAALARLAAGVVLVTAQEPPLDADGRGEDVGMTATAFMSVSLDPPLVMVSLRNGSRMDDLLDEQPLWAVSVLAASQRHIAGRFAMKGRISDRLLFEDIAYVRGGVTHAPLIGGALATLECRTEQRVAAGDHTLVIGRVLTAELPSPDGDPLTYFKGRYRQLG; translated from the coding sequence GTGAGCAACGACGAGTTCCGCGCCGCACTCGCGCGGCTGGCCGCCGGGGTGGTGCTGGTCACCGCCCAGGAACCGCCCCTCGACGCGGACGGCCGGGGCGAGGACGTCGGTATGACGGCGACCGCCTTCATGTCCGTGTCCCTGGACCCGCCCCTGGTGATGGTGAGCCTGCGCAACGGCTCCAGGATGGACGACCTCCTCGACGAGCAGCCGCTGTGGGCGGTCTCCGTCCTGGCGGCGAGCCAGCGGCACATCGCGGGCCGGTTCGCCATGAAGGGCCGGATCAGCGACCGGCTGTTGTTCGAGGACATCGCGTACGTACGCGGCGGGGTGACGCACGCGCCGCTGATCGGCGGGGCGCTGGCGACGCTGGAGTGCCGGACCGAGCAGCGGGTGGCGGCCGGGGACCACACCCTGGTGATCGGGCGGGTGCTGACGGCGGAGCTGCCGAGCCCGGACGGGGACCCGCTGACGTACTTCAAGGGGCGCTACCGACAGCTGGGCTGA
- a CDS encoding M1 family metallopeptidase, which translates to MNLRPPARTASFLLALALLSAGCSGGVEGTPGAAGLRDPYFPGLGNGGYDVTHYGLKLDVDPAADRLRGTATITARATQDLSAFHLDLAGLDVESATVAGRPAAVNRAGKEMTLRPAGAVEHRLRKGRTFATVVRYSGSPETLTDADGEKEGWLRTADGAVALGEPTGSMAWFPGNHHPSDKAAYDIEITVPEALTAVSNGELVSRRTEDGRTAFRWRTAEPMASYLATVAVGRFATEESVTPEGIRLFTAVDPESAAASEDVLGRIPAVLKWSAGKFGPYPFASAGAIVERTGDSTYALETQNRPVFPGPPDTALLVHELAHQWFGNSVTPATWRDMWLNEGFATYAEWLWAADHEDVPVEESFEEAYQNDANWAFPPADPPNAVDLSDPPVYGRGAMVVHRVRLAMDDDPAFFALVRGWTKAHRHGNASTDDFTAYVEEETGQDLTGLWDAWLYGESRPPGEG; encoded by the coding sequence GTGAATCTCCGCCCCCCGGCCCGTACCGCGTCCTTCCTCCTCGCCCTCGCCCTCCTCAGCGCGGGCTGTTCCGGCGGGGTCGAGGGCACGCCGGGCGCGGCCGGGCTGCGCGACCCGTACTTCCCCGGGCTCGGCAACGGCGGCTACGACGTCACGCACTACGGCCTGAAGCTCGACGTCGACCCGGCCGCCGACCGGCTGCGCGGCACGGCGACGATCACCGCCCGCGCCACCCAGGACCTGAGCGCGTTCCACCTCGACCTGGCCGGGCTGGACGTCGAGAGCGCGACCGTCGCGGGTCGGCCGGCTGCCGTGAACCGGGCGGGCAAGGAGATGACGCTGCGTCCGGCGGGGGCGGTGGAACACCGGTTGCGCAAGGGGCGCACGTTCGCCACTGTTGTGCGCTACTCCGGATCTCCGGAGACCCTCACCGACGCGGACGGTGAGAAGGAGGGCTGGCTGCGGACGGCGGACGGTGCGGTGGCCCTCGGCGAGCCGACCGGCTCCATGGCCTGGTTTCCCGGCAACCACCACCCGAGCGACAAGGCCGCGTACGACATCGAGATCACCGTGCCCGAGGCGCTGACTGCCGTCTCCAACGGGGAGTTGGTGTCCCGGCGTACGGAAGACGGCCGTACCGCCTTCCGCTGGCGGACCGCCGAGCCCATGGCGAGCTATCTGGCGACGGTGGCCGTGGGCCGGTTCGCCACGGAGGAGTCGGTGACGCCGGAGGGCATCCGGCTGTTCACCGCCGTGGATCCGGAGTCGGCGGCGGCGAGCGAGGACGTGCTGGGGCGGATTCCGGCGGTGCTGAAGTGGTCGGCCGGGAAGTTCGGCCCGTACCCCTTCGCCTCCGCCGGGGCGATCGTCGAACGGACGGGTGACTCGACGTACGCCCTGGAGACCCAGAACCGGCCCGTCTTCCCCGGCCCGCCCGACACCGCTCTCCTCGTCCACGAGCTGGCCCACCAGTGGTTCGGGAACTCCGTCACCCCCGCGACCTGGCGGGACATGTGGCTCAACGAGGGCTTCGCCACGTACGCGGAGTGGCTCTGGGCCGCCGACCACGAGGACGTGCCCGTCGAGGAGAGCTTCGAGGAGGCGTACCAGAACGACGCCAACTGGGCTTTCCCGCCCGCCGATCCGCCGAACGCCGTGGATCTGTCCGATCCGCCGGTGTACGGGCGCGGGGCCATGGTCGTGCACCGCGTCCGGCTCGCCATGGACGACGACCCGGCGTTCTTCGCCCTCGTCAGGGGGTGGACCAAGGCCCACCGGCACGGGAACGCCTCCACCGACGACTTCACCGCGTACGTGGAGGAGGAGACGGGGCAGGATCTGACCGGGCTGTGGGACGCCTGGCTGTACGGCGAAAGCCGACCGCCCGGGGAGGGCTGA
- a CDS encoding TerD family protein: MAVSLSKGGNVSLTKEAPGLTAVTVGLGWDVRTTTGTDFDLDASAIAVNPAGKVFSDGHFVFFNNKSTPDQTIVHTGDNVTGEGEGDDEQINVNLAGLPADVDKIVFPVSIYDAETRSQNFGQVRNAFIRILNQAGGAEIARYDLSEDAATETAMVFGELYRNGAEWKFRAVGQGYASGLRGIAQDFGVNL; encoded by the coding sequence ATGGCAGTAAGCCTGTCCAAGGGCGGCAACGTCTCGCTCACCAAGGAGGCACCGGGCCTGACCGCCGTCACGGTCGGCCTCGGCTGGGACGTCCGTACCACCACCGGCACCGACTTCGACCTCGACGCCTCGGCGATCGCGGTCAACCCGGCGGGGAAGGTCTTCTCCGACGGCCACTTCGTCTTCTTCAACAACAAGTCGACGCCGGACCAGACCATCGTGCACACCGGTGACAACGTCACGGGTGAGGGCGAGGGCGACGACGAGCAGATCAACGTCAACCTGGCAGGCCTGCCGGCCGATGTGGACAAGATCGTCTTCCCGGTCTCCATCTACGACGCCGAGACCCGCAGCCAGAACTTCGGCCAGGTCCGCAACGCGTTCATCCGCATCCTCAACCAGGCCGGCGGCGCCGAGATCGCCCGCTACGACCTGAGCGAGGACGCCGCCACCGAGACCGCCATGGTCTTCGGCGAGCTCTACCGCAACGGCGCCGAGTGGAAGTTCCGCGCGGTCGGCCAGGGTTACGCCTCGGGCCTGCGCGGCATCGCCCAGGACTTCGGCGTCAACCTCTGA
- a CDS encoding carbohydrate-binding protein — MTAGNNGASKPEDDDPFGYLYADGQAAGAQAPGQGGYGYPGPAAQPGVPRTSYNQVRAVGERQYGQQAPPQAPPQQGYGYPPQQQYGQPAQQYNRPNPQYAAPETYPGGAPAGQHPAQGGHGGPGPGRGGPNTKALLIAAVAVVAVVLIGIGAALLTGDDGDKDDKSNEASSSQGSAGQVEESKKPEEKPEPTPTPVELPKQDAATLTLGGTASLDNTVKGAKGANGNYINLNEVGRSATWTVEVPEAGAYTLYVTYGVPGKDAKTTLTVNAQEPRSINMKNFAKAAEGDLEKGWTNTYAYVQLDKGSNTLKLSCETGDECDANLDQLELKSGHIK; from the coding sequence ATGACGGCCGGAAACAACGGCGCGAGCAAGCCCGAGGACGACGATCCGTTCGGCTATCTGTACGCGGACGGACAGGCGGCAGGCGCCCAGGCGCCCGGCCAGGGCGGCTACGGCTATCCGGGTCCGGCCGCGCAGCCGGGCGTGCCCAGAACGTCGTACAACCAGGTGCGGGCCGTCGGTGAGCGCCAGTACGGGCAGCAGGCGCCTCCGCAGGCGCCCCCGCAGCAGGGGTACGGCTACCCGCCCCAGCAGCAGTACGGCCAGCCCGCGCAGCAGTACAACCGGCCGAACCCGCAGTACGCGGCCCCCGAGACCTACCCCGGCGGCGCGCCCGCCGGGCAGCACCCGGCCCAGGGCGGTCACGGCGGCCCCGGCCCCGGCCGCGGCGGCCCGAACACCAAGGCGCTCCTGATCGCGGCGGTCGCCGTGGTCGCGGTCGTCCTCATCGGCATCGGCGCGGCCCTGCTCACGGGCGACGACGGTGACAAGGACGACAAGAGCAACGAGGCCTCCTCCTCGCAGGGCTCCGCGGGCCAGGTCGAGGAGTCGAAGAAGCCGGAGGAGAAGCCCGAGCCGACCCCGACCCCCGTCGAGCTCCCGAAGCAGGACGCGGCGACGCTGACGCTGGGCGGCACGGCCTCCCTGGACAACACGGTCAAGGGTGCCAAGGGCGCGAACGGGAACTACATCAACCTCAACGAGGTCGGCCGCTCGGCGACCTGGACGGTCGAGGTTCCCGAGGCCGGCGCGTACACCCTGTACGTGACCTACGGCGTGCCCGGCAAGGACGCGAAGACGACCCTGACCGTCAACGCGCAGGAGCCCCGCTCCATCAACATGAAGAACTTCGCGAAGGCCGCCGAGGGCGATCTGGAGAAGGGCTGGACGAACACGTACGCGTACGTCCAGCTCGACAAGGGCTCCAACACCCTCAAGCTGTCGTGCGAGACCGGCGACGAGTGCGACGCCAACCTCGACCAGCTTGAGCTGAAGTCGGGCCACATCAAATAG
- the cdgB gene encoding diguanylate cyclase CdgB — MEAESEPYVRLATMRQLHQAVADLNTARSLADTLQSVADGIVTGLGYELGCVNLVRPDGDLVIAAFAGNAAAEALITGRVGSRTSWERRLSMGEAWDDLRFIPHTEGWVLLDDDVPQWHTEGPEPRFEDEWHPLDRLYAPMYASGGGRDLLGVISVDRPRNGRRPGAWGREALQMYASQAAIAISNARLRANMQRALVRLEREQQALRASEESFRQAFEYAPSGMAIAEMGGDQQGRLLRTNDALCRLLGRPASVMRRYSFADLVHPEDIGTLLRTSAEGGRAELRLSRRDGTYLWVSLRNSVVADAADGPRFLLTHVEDIEERKRHELNLAHRASHDALTGLPNSAELKSRLSARLCGRPHSPAATAIEALDAAYGDVESSLTHGYRADGYEGEALPGGPYDHHVHAVAPDPEHDDGTKGLAVLFCDLDGFKSINDRFGHHTGDAVLIEVARRLTTCVRDGDTVARLGGDEFVVLADGLGSADAADLAVRLRNAIIPPIRVDGRAVRVGASFGIGWAECGMTVEEVLRSADQRMYVEKRSRSKVHRRAG; from the coding sequence ATGGAGGCCGAGTCGGAGCCGTATGTCCGCCTTGCGACCATGCGGCAGCTGCATCAGGCCGTCGCTGATCTCAACACGGCGCGGAGCCTGGCGGACACGCTTCAGTCCGTCGCCGACGGCATCGTCACGGGCCTCGGCTACGAGCTGGGCTGCGTCAACCTGGTCCGGCCCGACGGCGACCTCGTCATCGCCGCCTTCGCGGGCAACGCCGCCGCCGAAGCCCTCATCACCGGCCGCGTCGGCTCCCGCACCTCCTGGGAGCGCCGTCTCTCCATGGGCGAGGCCTGGGACGACCTCCGGTTCATCCCGCACACCGAGGGCTGGGTCCTCCTCGACGACGACGTGCCGCAGTGGCACACCGAGGGGCCCGAGCCCAGGTTCGAGGACGAGTGGCATCCGCTGGACCGGCTCTACGCCCCGATGTACGCGTCCGGCGGCGGCCGGGACCTCCTCGGTGTCATATCCGTCGACCGGCCGCGCAACGGGCGCCGCCCCGGAGCGTGGGGGCGCGAGGCGCTCCAGATGTACGCGTCCCAGGCCGCCATCGCGATCAGCAACGCCCGGCTGCGGGCCAACATGCAGCGCGCCCTGGTCAGACTCGAACGCGAACAGCAGGCGCTGCGGGCCAGCGAGGAGTCGTTCCGGCAGGCCTTCGAGTACGCGCCCAGCGGGATGGCCATCGCGGAGATGGGCGGCGACCAGCAGGGCAGGCTGCTGCGGACCAACGACGCCCTGTGCCGGCTGCTCGGCCGCCCGGCCTCCGTCATGCGCCGCTACTCCTTCGCCGACCTGGTCCACCCCGAGGACATCGGCACCCTGCTGCGTACCTCCGCCGAGGGCGGCCGGGCCGAGCTGCGGCTGAGCCGCCGGGACGGCACGTACCTCTGGGTCTCCCTGCGTAACTCGGTGGTCGCGGACGCCGCCGACGGGCCGCGCTTCCTGCTCACCCATGTCGAGGACATCGAGGAGCGCAAGCGCCACGAGCTGAACCTCGCGCATCGCGCCTCGCACGACGCGCTGACCGGGCTGCCCAACAGCGCCGAGCTGAAGTCGCGGCTCAGCGCCCGGCTCTGTGGGCGTCCGCACTCCCCGGCCGCGACCGCGATCGAGGCGCTGGACGCGGCGTACGGGGACGTCGAGTCGTCCCTCACCCACGGCTACCGCGCCGACGGGTACGAAGGAGAGGCGCTGCCTGGCGGCCCCTACGACCACCATGTGCACGCGGTGGCCCCCGACCCGGAGCACGACGACGGGACGAAGGGGCTCGCGGTGCTCTTCTGCGACCTCGACGGCTTCAAGTCCATCAACGACCGTTTCGGACATCACACCGGTGACGCGGTCCTCATCGAGGTGGCCCGGCGGCTGACCACCTGTGTCCGGGACGGTGACACCGTCGCCCGGCTCGGGGGTGACGAATTCGTCGTTCTCGCCGACGGCCTCGGATCGGCGGACGCCGCTGACCTGGCCGTACGCCTGCGGAATGCCATCATTCCGCCCATAAGGGTCGACGGTCGTGCCGTCCGGGTCGGGGCGAGTTTCGGCATCGGCTGGGCCGAGTGCGGGATGACCGTGGAAGAGGTCCTGCGCTCCGCCGACCAGCGGATGTACGTGGAAAAACGGTCCCGGTCGAAGGTTCACCGCAGGGCCGGCTGA
- a CDS encoding 1-phosphofructokinase family hexose kinase, which produces MILTVTLNTALDVTYTVDALVPHSSHRVGEVIERPGGKGLNVARVLGALGHEAVVTGFAGGPTGDVLRSLLAPLPPRDALVPVAGNTRRTLAVTDRSTGDTTQLNEPGPQVSPAEWAAFVRTYEELLAEADAVALCGSLPPGIHVGAYAELVRAARAAAVPVLLDTSGEPLRRGIAARPDLVKPNAEELAQLTGAREPLRAAGDARRRGAHAVIASLGPEGVLAVTPEGTWRAAPPAPVRGNPTGAGDSAVAGLLSALAEGLDWPQRLARAVALSTATVLAPTAGEFDAAAYVELLPRVRVEPHTPTP; this is translated from the coding sequence GTGATCCTGACCGTCACTCTGAACACCGCGCTGGACGTTACGTACACCGTCGACGCGCTCGTCCCGCACAGTAGCCACCGGGTCGGCGAGGTCATCGAACGCCCCGGCGGCAAAGGCCTCAACGTCGCCCGGGTCCTCGGCGCGCTCGGCCACGAAGCCGTCGTCACCGGCTTCGCCGGAGGCCCCACCGGAGACGTCCTGCGCTCCCTGCTCGCCCCGCTCCCACCGCGCGACGCGCTCGTCCCGGTCGCCGGGAACACCCGCCGCACGCTCGCCGTCACCGACCGCTCGACCGGTGACACCACCCAGCTCAACGAGCCCGGACCGCAGGTGAGCCCCGCGGAATGGGCCGCCTTCGTGCGGACGTACGAGGAGCTCCTCGCGGAGGCCGACGCGGTCGCGCTGTGCGGCTCCCTGCCGCCCGGCATCCACGTCGGCGCCTACGCCGAGCTGGTCCGGGCCGCCCGCGCCGCCGCCGTACCCGTCCTCCTGGACACCAGCGGCGAACCCCTGCGCCGGGGCATCGCCGCCCGCCCCGACCTGGTCAAGCCGAACGCGGAGGAGCTGGCCCAGCTGACCGGCGCCCGCGAGCCGCTGCGAGCCGCCGGGGACGCGCGCCGCCGCGGGGCCCACGCGGTGATCGCCTCTCTGGGCCCGGAGGGCGTGCTCGCCGTCACCCCCGAGGGCACCTGGCGGGCCGCCCCGCCCGCCCCGGTGCGTGGCAACCCGACCGGAGCGGGCGATTCCGCGGTGGCCGGTCTGCTGTCCGCCCTGGCCGAGGGGCTGGACTGGCCGCAGCGCCTGGCCCGCGCGGTGGCCCTGTCGACGGCGACGGTGCTCGCCCCGACGGCCGGGGAGTTCGACGCGGCGGCCTACGTGGAACTGCTGCCGCGCGTACGCGTGGAGCCGCACACGCCGACGCCCTGA
- a CDS encoding ROK family protein, which produces MKAALVGADGTLLHQARRATGRKRGADAVVETILGFAAELRAHGEEHFGQSAVAAGVAVPGIVDAEQGIAVYAANLGWRDVPLRALLGERLGGIPVALGHDVRTGGLAEGRIGAGRGADRFLFVPLGTGIAGAIGIAGAIEAGAHGYAGEIGHIVVRPDGPECGCGQRGCLETLASASAVSRAWATASGDPEADAADCAKAVESGDPAAIEVWHNAVDALTSGLVTALTLLDPRKIIIGGGLAEAGETLFTPLRAAVEERVTFQKLPHIVPAALGDTAGCLGAGLLAWDLLSTEVSA; this is translated from the coding sequence ATGAAGGCCGCACTGGTCGGGGCCGACGGCACGCTGCTCCACCAGGCGCGGCGGGCCACCGGCCGGAAGCGCGGCGCCGACGCGGTCGTCGAGACCATCCTCGGATTCGCCGCGGAGCTTCGCGCCCACGGCGAGGAACACTTCGGCCAGAGCGCCGTCGCCGCGGGCGTCGCCGTACCCGGCATCGTCGACGCCGAGCAGGGGATCGCGGTCTACGCGGCGAACCTGGGCTGGCGCGACGTACCGCTGCGCGCCCTGCTCGGTGAGCGGCTCGGCGGCATCCCGGTCGCCCTCGGCCACGACGTCCGCACCGGCGGGCTCGCCGAGGGCCGCATCGGCGCCGGGCGCGGCGCGGACCGCTTCCTGTTCGTCCCGCTGGGCACCGGGATCGCCGGGGCCATCGGCATCGCGGGCGCCATCGAGGCGGGTGCCCACGGGTACGCGGGCGAGATCGGGCACATCGTGGTCCGCCCGGACGGCCCGGAGTGCGGCTGCGGCCAGCGCGGCTGTCTGGAGACCCTGGCCTCCGCGTCCGCCGTGAGCCGGGCCTGGGCCACCGCCTCCGGGGACCCCGAGGCGGACGCCGCGGACTGCGCGAAGGCCGTCGAGTCGGGCGACCCGGCGGCGATCGAGGTCTGGCACAACGCCGTCGACGCGCTCACCTCGGGCCTCGTCACCGCGCTCACCCTGCTGGACCCCCGCAAAATCATCATCGGTGGCGGGCTCGCCGAGGCCGGGGAAACCTTGTTCACACCACTGCGTGCAGCCGTCGAGGAACGCGTCACGTTCCAGAAGCTGCCCCACATCGTCCCGGCGGCCCTCGGGGACACCGCCGGATGCCTGGGCGCGGGGCTGCTCGCCTGGGATCTACTCTCCACGGAGGTTTCCGCCTGA
- the arfB gene encoding alternative ribosome rescue aminoacyl-tRNA hydrolase ArfB gives MGVMSGPYVIRGSVSLPEAELMWRFSRSSGPGGQHVNTSDSQVELRFDLAATEALPEVWKERALERLAGRLVGGVVSVRASEHRSQWRNRETAAVRLAALLAEATAPPPKPRIKRKIPRGINERRLREKKQRGDTKRGRSGRDW, from the coding sequence ATGGGTGTCATGTCCGGGCCCTATGTCATCCGCGGCTCGGTCTCCCTCCCGGAGGCCGAGCTCATGTGGCGTTTCTCGCGCTCCTCGGGCCCCGGCGGCCAGCACGTCAACACCAGCGACTCGCAGGTGGAGCTGCGCTTCGACCTGGCGGCGACCGAGGCGCTCCCCGAGGTGTGGAAGGAGCGGGCGCTGGAGCGGCTCGCGGGCAGGCTGGTGGGCGGAGTTGTCTCCGTACGGGCGTCCGAGCACCGCTCCCAGTGGCGCAACCGCGAGACGGCCGCCGTGCGGCTCGCCGCGCTGCTGGCCGAGGCCACGGCGCCGCCGCCCAAGCCGCGCATCAAGCGGAAGATCCCGCGCGGGATCAACGAGCGCAGGCTGCGCGAGAAGAAGCAGCGCGGCGACACGAAGCGCGGCCGCTCGGGCCGCGACTGGTAG
- a CDS encoding YncE family protein, with protein MTAKRGPRARRTAGAPAARARRITFALVAAALLAGCATGTTEAAPDTSGTPAGSAAPSTVRTPDPSRTPTGRTADGTLLVADFGSDTVTFVDPGRDGSGEGGVPIASVEVGTAPYGLVVGEDGRAWVATAEGVAVVDTQRRTRLALIPYETETGPVTAGEYRGGGMGIALAPGGEHVYVGVNVPDGNGTVEVIDTEAGEVTGTAPVGRRPFDVDVSPDGREVYATDHDSFDVTAVDADTLRTRRMEVAPYGTEGGLGSWLKPHYAVVRPADGKLLLPFEGERLAVLDPRTGEVTIERMTANTHQHGAALTPDGTLLVVGTGPIGSDDEGPSLTVRTPDGKERVVPLKGPHEDVAVSKDGRTAYVTGGFTRDGYWNGITVVDLDGLEDPESEPVRLTAGNRPLGIAVL; from the coding sequence ATGACCGCGAAGCGCGGTCCCCGCGCCCGCCGAACAGCCGGGGCACCCGCCGCCCGCGCCCGCCGCATCACGTTCGCCCTCGTCGCCGCCGCCCTGCTAGCCGGGTGCGCGACCGGCACCACGGAGGCCGCCCCGGACACCTCCGGCACCCCGGCCGGGTCCGCCGCGCCGAGCACCGTGCGCACCCCCGACCCCTCCCGTACCCCCACCGGCCGCACGGCCGACGGGACTCTCCTCGTCGCCGACTTCGGCAGCGACACCGTGACCTTCGTCGACCCCGGGCGCGACGGGTCCGGGGAGGGCGGGGTCCCCATCGCCTCGGTCGAGGTAGGCACCGCCCCCTATGGCCTCGTCGTCGGCGAGGACGGGCGGGCCTGGGTCGCCACCGCCGAGGGCGTCGCGGTCGTGGACACGCAACGGCGGACACGCCTCGCGCTCATCCCGTACGAGACGGAGACCGGACCCGTCACCGCCGGCGAGTACCGGGGCGGCGGCATGGGCATCGCCCTGGCCCCCGGCGGCGAGCACGTCTACGTCGGCGTCAACGTGCCCGACGGCAACGGCACCGTGGAGGTCATCGACACCGAGGCCGGCGAGGTCACCGGCACCGCGCCGGTCGGACGTCGCCCCTTCGACGTGGACGTCTCGCCGGACGGCCGTGAGGTGTACGCCACCGATCACGACTCCTTCGACGTCACGGCGGTGGACGCGGACACACTCAGGACCCGGCGCATGGAAGTCGCCCCGTACGGCACCGAGGGCGGGCTCGGCTCCTGGCTCAAGCCGCACTACGCCGTCGTACGCCCGGCGGACGGCAAGCTGTTGCTGCCCTTCGAGGGGGAGCGGCTCGCGGTCCTCGACCCGCGCACCGGCGAGGTGACGATCGAGCGGATGACCGCCAACACCCACCAGCACGGCGCGGCCCTCACCCCCGACGGGACTCTCCTCGTCGTCGGCACCGGCCCGATCGGCTCGGACGACGAGGGCCCCTCGCTCACCGTCCGCACTCCCGACGGCAAGGAGCGGGTCGTCCCGCTGAAGGGACCGCACGAGGACGTGGCGGTGTCGAAGGACGGCCGGACGGCGTACGTCACCGGCGGCTTCACCCGCGACGGTTACTGGAACGGGATCACGGTCGTCGACCTGGACGGCCTGGAGGACCCGGAGAGCGAACCGGTCCGCCTGACGGCGGGCAACCGGCCCCTCGGTATCGCCGTCCTCTGA